In the genome of Acidobacteriota bacterium, one region contains:
- a CDS encoding peptidylprolyl isomerase: MPNRKAIIQTSHGPITIELYEDKTPITAGNFIDLVERGFYDGLKFHRYEPGFVIQGGDPRGNGTGGFVDPQTGRERRIKLEVTPDLKHGDAGAVAMARSQDPNSASCQFYITLGPAAFLDMNYAVFGRVIDGMDAAKQLRAGDSMTKVTLA, encoded by the coding sequence ATGCCAAACCGAAAAGCAATAATCCAAACCAGCCACGGCCCTATCACTATCGAGCTCTACGAAGACAAAACTCCGATCACCGCGGGGAACTTCATCGATCTGGTTGAGCGTGGCTTCTATGACGGCTTGAAGTTCCACCGCTACGAGCCGGGCTTTGTCATTCAAGGCGGCGACCCGCGAGGCAACGGCACCGGAGGATTTGTCGATCCGCAGACCGGGCGCGAGCGAAGGATCAAGCTCGAAGTGACGCCTGACTTGAAGCATGGCGATGCCGGCGCCGTCGCGATGGCAAGGTCTCAAGATCCCAACAGCGCTTCGTGTCAGTTCTACATCACGCTTGGCCCGGCGGCTTTCCTGGATATGAACTATGCCGTGTTCGGGAGAGTCATCGACGGGATGGATGCGGCCAAGCAACTTCGCGCGGGCGACTCGATGACCAAGGTGACTCTGGCCTAA
- the tsaD gene encoding tRNA (adenosine(37)-N6)-threonylcarbamoyltransferase complex transferase subunit TsaD: protein MLVLGIESSCDETAAAVIEDGRLIKSNVIASQVKTHAPFGGVVPELASREHLDRIAPVVESALAEAGVTLECVDGIAVTCGPGLIGSLLVGISFAKSLAMAADKPIVGINHIEGHIYSVAFESPPVEYPAVALIVSGGHTTLFLMPEEGSYATLGRTRDDAAGEAYDKVAKLLGLGYPGGPVIDRLAKSGDPGAADLVFTLPRMDSTNLDFSFSGLKTAVLRYVREKGIEPVANGGEPDQKIVDLVASFQDKVVRSLLARLREAVRRHHPRTIILAGGVACNSALRSAIDAEDFGAPVYYPSPILTTDNAAMIAAAGYPKLVRGANHGFEFTASPSMKLENVFLKGYEVPLKARYKV, encoded by the coding sequence ATGTTAGTTCTCGGCATAGAAAGCTCGTGCGATGAAACCGCGGCGGCTGTGATCGAAGACGGCCGGCTCATCAAGTCCAACGTCATCGCGTCTCAAGTGAAGACTCACGCGCCGTTTGGCGGAGTCGTTCCGGAGCTCGCTTCGCGCGAGCACCTCGATCGCATCGCGCCGGTGGTGGAAAGCGCGCTCGCCGAAGCCGGTGTCACGCTGGAATGCGTCGACGGCATAGCGGTGACTTGCGGGCCGGGGTTGATCGGCTCACTGCTAGTGGGTATCAGCTTCGCTAAGTCGCTGGCGATGGCCGCCGATAAGCCGATCGTCGGCATTAATCACATCGAAGGACACATTTACTCTGTCGCCTTTGAAAGTCCTCCGGTCGAGTATCCCGCGGTTGCGTTGATCGTGTCGGGCGGGCACACTACGCTTTTCCTCATGCCGGAAGAAGGCAGCTACGCCACGTTGGGTCGAACGCGAGACGACGCGGCGGGGGAAGCCTACGACAAAGTCGCGAAGTTGCTTGGGCTCGGTTATCCGGGCGGCCCGGTGATCGACCGGCTTGCGAAGTCCGGCGATCCGGGCGCGGCTGATCTGGTGTTTACGCTTCCAAGAATGGACTCAACCAATCTTGACTTCAGCTTCAGCGGACTGAAGACGGCGGTGCTTCGCTACGTGAGAGAGAAGGGAATCGAGCCGGTTGCAAACGGCGGCGAGCCGGATCAGAAGATCGTCGATCTTGTCGCGAGCTTTCAAGACAAAGTTGTGCGCTCTTTGCTCGCGCGATTGCGAGAGGCGGTGCGGCGACATCATCCGCGGACGATCATTCTCGCAGGCGGCGTAGCTTGCAACAGCGCGTTGAGGTCGGCTATAGACGCCGAAGACTTCGGCGCGCCGGTCTACTATCCGAGCCCGATTCTTACCACTGACAACGCGGCGATGATTGCGGCTGCGGGTTATCCGAAGCTCGTTCGCGGCGCAAATCACGGGTTCGAGTTCACGGCCTCGCCTTCGATGAAGCTGGAGAACGTTTTTCTGAAGGGCTACGAAGTGCCGCTCAAAGCTAGATACAAGGTGTAA
- a CDS encoding zinc-dependent alcohol dehydrogenase, translated as MKAAIVREYKQPLQIEDTETPVPGPDEVLIKVEACGVCHSDLHIAEGDWTHLLRIIKRPLIPGHEAVGRIVQKGDAVNNLDIGDRVGVAWTHWTCGECELCKEGHENLCSKQMITGATVDGGYAEFIKAKASHVLKVPDALTSEEAAPLFCAGVTVYHAIKKSGIKPRQRLAVFGVGGLGHLAVQIAKCFGAQVIAIDIADDKLEFARRLGADITMNAANEEVVKQIRKMGGAHVAVVTSAAKAAYDQAFYAVRSSGVLMVVGMPAEDLSFPAIMMREISIMSSATGTREDMREVLELAAAGRVKCQVETRPLEQVNEVFEDMRRAKITGRVVLTMS; from the coding sequence ATGAAAGCAGCCATCGTTCGTGAGTACAAACAGCCGCTCCAAATCGAAGACACCGAAACTCCGGTGCCGGGCCCCGATGAAGTGCTGATCAAGGTGGAAGCCTGCGGCGTTTGCCATTCTGATCTACACATTGCCGAAGGCGACTGGACTCACCTGCTCCGCATCATCAAGCGCCCGCTCATTCCCGGGCACGAAGCCGTGGGCCGTATCGTTCAGAAGGGTGACGCGGTAAACAACCTAGACATCGGCGACCGCGTCGGCGTGGCTTGGACTCACTGGACCTGTGGCGAGTGCGAGCTTTGCAAAGAGGGTCACGAGAATCTTTGCTCCAAGCAGATGATAACCGGCGCGACCGTTGACGGCGGCTACGCCGAGTTCATCAAGGCGAAAGCTTCACATGTATTGAAAGTACCCGATGCATTAACCTCGGAGGAAGCCGCACCGTTGTTTTGCGCAGGCGTGACCGTTTACCACGCAATAAAGAAATCTGGCATCAAGCCGCGCCAACGGCTCGCGGTGTTTGGCGTTGGCGGGCTCGGACATCTCGCCGTTCAGATCGCAAAATGCTTCGGGGCTCAAGTGATTGCTATCGACATTGCCGATGACAAACTAGAATTCGCGCGACGGCTGGGCGCCGACATCACTATGAACGCGGCGAATGAGGAGGTCGTGAAGCAGATTCGCAAGATGGGCGGCGCTCACGTAGCAGTGGTCACTTCGGCCGCGAAGGCTGCGTACGACCAGGCATTCTATGCCGTGCGTTCGAGCGGAGTGTTAATGGTCGTTGGGATGCCCGCCGAAGATCTGTCGTTCCCGGCGATAATGATGCGCGAGATCAGCATTATGTCATCGGCGACAGGTACTCGCGAAGACATGCGTGAAGTGTTGGAGCTCGCGGCGGCAGGACGGGTCAAATGTCAGGTCGAAACGCGGCCTCTCGAGCAGGTCAACGAAGTGTTCGAAGATATGCGTCGCGCCAAGATCACGGGGCGCGTCGTACTAACGATGAGTTAG